TTCGGTATGGCGGCGCTTTTGCCGCACCAGGCGCTTTCCGTCACGAAAGATTTCAAGGCGCTTATTGACGGGCGCCCGTGCGAGTCTACCGAACAGCGCGAGGCGATACTCCAGGCGGCCGCGCCGAAGAGCAGATGCTTGCTGTTCGACGACGTCATGAATGCAAAACGGGAGGAACTGCGCCCGATATTTGCAGATAAAGACGTTATTTATATCTACCATAACCAGATAGACGCGCGCGGCGACAAGGCAAATACTGAAAACGAGGTATTCGCCGCCTGCGAAGAGGCCATTTCGGAGATTTACGGACTTATCAGAAGCCTTACCGAGACTGTCTCCGCGCGGCATTTTATTGTCACTGCGGATCACGGATTCATATATAAACGCGACAAAGTGCAGGAATATGACAAGCTCGAAGGGCTTGCGAAGGGCGCCGGCGCGGGCAAGCGTTACGTCATTACGGGCGAACGGCCTGACGCAGATGGGATATGCAGCTTTCCGCTGTCTGCTTGGGCTTCTGCGGATGATAAGCGCACAGTCAGTGTTCCATGCGGTGTAAGCATATTCAAGACACAGGGCGGCGGGCTGAATTACGTGCACGGCGGCGCGTCGCCGCAGGAAATGATAGTTCCAATAATAGATGTGAAGACGCTGCGCGGACGCCAGGAGACGAAGCCGGCGCAGATAACGGTGTTGATGTCCGCCGGAACAAAGATAACGAGCCTGATGCAGAGTTTCGAATTCTTCCAGACGGAACCGGTGACTGACGTAGTGAAGGAAGCAGTTTACCGTATATATTTCACCAATGAAAGCGGCGGGAAGATCTCAAACGAAAACGTCTTCAACGCGGATATCCGCGAGGCTGACAGCGCAAAGCGCATAGTCAGGTTCAGATTCACCTTCAAGAACCGCAGGTACGGCACTGGCGAGAAGTTTTACCTGGTAGTCATGCCGGAGGGCGGGGACGGGTACCGCGAACCGCTTATAAGGCAGCAGGTCATTATGGACGTCGCTTTTGCCGACGATTTCGGATTTTAACGAGGAGGCCCCGGGATGGCTGACGAAGTTCAGGTCATAGATACCGCGCTTGAAGACAAGCTGAAGCAATACTTTGCCGGAAAGATCGTCCGCAAGGACCTTACGAAACGCATAAAAGAGGGCGCGAACGTCCCAGTCTATGTGCTGGAGTACCTGCTGGGCATGTACTGCTCGTCGGGCGACGAAAAGGACATTGAAGCGGGAGTCAACAGCGTGCGCAGTATCCTCGCGGAGAATTATGTGCGTCCCGACGAAGCGCAGAAGATACTCTCTAAGCTGCGCGAGGCCGGCAGCTATACTGTGATAGACAAAGTCTCCGTACGGCTTAATTTCAAAGAAGATATTTATACGGCGGAGTTCTCGAACCTGGGCATAAAGAACGTGCCGATATCCGACGATTACCCGAAACAGTTTGAACGTCTGCTCTGCGGCGGGATCTGGTGCATCGTGCGCCTTGAATATTTCTTCGATGAGAACGATAAATCACGCTGTCCGTTTATCATAGCCAAGCTCACCCCCGTTCAGATGCCGGGCCTGGATATTGCCCAGTATACCGAGGCTCGCAAAAATTTCACGAAGGACGAATGGATAGACGTCATTCTCCGCAGCGTGGGCATGGAGCCGTCGCATTTCGACGACCGCGTCAAATGGCTGCATCTGGCGCGCCTGGTCCCGCTTGTCGAGAATAACGTAAACCTGTGCGAGCTGGGGCCGCGCAGTACGGGCAAGTCGCATATATATAAAGAGATATCTCCGAACAGCATCCTCATATCCGGCGGGCAGACGACGGTCGCGAACCTCTTTTATAACATGGCTACCAAATCCGTCGGCCTTGTAGGGCTGTGGGACTGCGTGGCGTTCGATGAAGTCGCAGGCATAAATTTTAAGGATAAAGACGGCGTGCAGATCATGAAAGACTATATGGCCTCCGGCTCGTTCGCTCGCGGCAAAGAGGAGAAGAACGCGTATGCCTCGATGGTTTTTGTCGGCAATATAAACCAGAGCGTCGACGTTGTGCTGAAGACGTCGCATCTCTTTTCGCCGTTCCCGGAAGCAATGGCCAACGACACTGCGTTCCTCGACCGCCTCCACTGTTATGTGCCGGGCTGGGAGATACCGAAATACCGGCCTGAGTTTTTTACGAACCAGACGGGCTTTATAACGGACTATTTTGCGGAGGTCATGCGCGAGCTGCGCAAGCTTTCATGGGCCGACGCATATACGCGCTGGTTCAGGCTGGGCAAAGACCTCAACCAGCGCGACGTAATCGCGGTGAAGAAGATGGTGTCTGGA
The window above is part of the Cloacibacillus evryensis DSM 19522 genome. Proteins encoded here:
- the brxL gene encoding protease Lon-related BREX system protein BrxL, which gives rise to MADEVQVIDTALEDKLKQYFAGKIVRKDLTKRIKEGANVPVYVLEYLLGMYCSSGDEKDIEAGVNSVRSILAENYVRPDEAQKILSKLREAGSYTVIDKVSVRLNFKEDIYTAEFSNLGIKNVPISDDYPKQFERLLCGGIWCIVRLEYFFDENDKSRCPFIIAKLTPVQMPGLDIAQYTEARKNFTKDEWIDVILRSVGMEPSHFDDRVKWLHLARLVPLVENNVNLCELGPRSTGKSHIYKEISPNSILISGGQTTVANLFYNMATKSVGLVGLWDCVAFDEVAGINFKDKDGVQIMKDYMASGSFARGKEEKNAYASMVFVGNINQSVDVVLKTSHLFSPFPEAMANDTAFLDRLHCYVPGWEIPKYRPEFFTNQTGFITDYFAEVMRELRKLSWADAYTRWFRLGKDLNQRDVIAVKKMVSGLVKLLYPDGAFSKEEGEEVLRFALESRRRVKEQLKKIGGMEFYDVNFSYMDNDSFEEKYVPVPEQGGGKLISDGLLNPGSVYTVSRGSSGMFGVFRLETQVTQGGGKFERTGLGSDREAKEAANTAFAYLKANGGSISRSISMQHKDYMIDYRDMNGVGMTSSLTLPTVIAIASGALSKPALAGLAVLGDVSIGGSIIKVGELANALQICLDSGAKKVLLPITSAPDIAAVPSDLIGAFSLIFYTTPQEAVFKALGAE